From a single Microbacterium murale genomic region:
- a CDS encoding enoyl-CoA hydratase/isomerase family protein codes for MGRIALERDGAVAVITIDRPEKLNALTLAMYEQLGEAFAEVRDDPRIGVAILTGAGERAFCVGADLGESIPALTDGRFDISEWDAAHQKHSRLDKPVIAAINGLCLGGGFEIMLSTDIRIASVDASFALPETGVGVVPAGGTLVRLTRQIPYAFAMDLMLRGEPIDAATAERYGLINRVVAPASLTSAAHAVAEDLLGRSRAAMATVKRAVRELADLPYPDAFRREAVLGQQAFDSDDAREGLAAFAQRRAPAFPSATL; via the coding sequence ATGGGCCGGATCGCACTGGAGCGGGACGGCGCTGTCGCGGTCATCACGATCGATCGCCCTGAGAAGCTCAACGCGTTGACTCTCGCGATGTACGAACAGCTCGGAGAGGCCTTCGCGGAGGTGCGTGACGATCCACGGATCGGCGTCGCGATCCTCACCGGCGCGGGGGAGCGCGCCTTCTGCGTCGGCGCGGACCTCGGCGAGTCGATCCCCGCGCTCACCGACGGGCGTTTCGATATCAGCGAATGGGATGCCGCGCATCAGAAGCACTCCCGCCTGGACAAGCCGGTGATCGCTGCGATCAACGGCCTCTGCCTGGGCGGGGGGTTCGAGATCATGCTCTCCACAGACATCCGCATCGCCTCGGTCGACGCATCCTTCGCTCTCCCGGAGACGGGGGTCGGCGTGGTGCCGGCCGGCGGCACGCTCGTACGGCTCACCCGGCAGATCCCGTACGCCTTCGCGATGGATCTGATGCTGCGCGGCGAGCCGATCGACGCGGCTACGGCGGAACGCTACGGTCTCATCAACCGCGTCGTCGCTCCCGCGTCGCTCACCAGCGCCGCCCACGCGGTCGCCGAGGATCTGCTCGGCAGGAGCCGTGCGGCGATGGCCACCGTGAAGCGCGCGGTGCGCGAACTCGCCGATCTGCCGTACCCCGACGCGTTCCGGCGCGAGGCGGTGCTCGGCCAGCAGGCGTTCGACAGCGATGATGCGCGTGAGGGTCTGGCCGCGTTCGCGCAGCGGCGGGCGCCCGCATTCCCCTCGGCCACGCTCTAG
- a CDS encoding helix-turn-helix domain-containing protein — MDAQITGDSIEVASAVLTAATAEPGQIPEDLRRMLADADGRALLGQLRNAQLTQARLRRRAAELEALFSTARELVRLQDVDEVLQRLVERAHELMGTDVTYLSEFETGSGQLRVRHSKGTATPEFRDLLVPAGYGLASLVARTREPVWVAQYEQMSDAPHDERIDAAVRAEGLVSFLGVPLAVGDEVLGALFACNRFPHDFSPEQVLLLSAFADHAASVLHSARVLADAESAKERTEQANRELERNLAATELAGVVHEELTGAVISGGTVIDIVATLARRLGGRVLALDAQGRPLDTGMASGLDDLPPLSALTAAIGRSHENGHASEVSTARSEWLVTAIIGADRVLGAIIAEDPHGLPEDVARRTLERAAHVAALVSFKQDAVAAIRAEHRARWLLSVLSGDVRASADDVLIAPPAHLTGCTLIELAGLGGGSAVAVAERAVGDDGLVAQLDRRIVVSWTSPDVMAATERARRVVADAVREPSIFAVAVVRDLVPGELPSIVRRLTADVDFLPALGVTGTTVSSDAFAPYHALVPHDPQTVSRFISDVVGPVIAWDERRGTVLFDTLASYFDSGENRAVVADQMHIHANTVQQRLERVRALLHGDMGDPEFRFRLQSAVRLERLRRSIREAAGS; from the coding sequence GTGGACGCGCAGATCACCGGCGACTCGATCGAGGTCGCCTCGGCGGTGCTGACCGCGGCAACGGCGGAGCCGGGACAGATCCCCGAAGATCTGCGACGGATGCTCGCGGATGCCGACGGCCGTGCGCTGCTCGGTCAGCTGCGCAACGCGCAGCTGACCCAGGCGCGGCTTCGGCGTCGCGCCGCAGAACTCGAGGCGCTGTTCTCCACCGCACGGGAGCTGGTGCGGCTGCAGGATGTCGACGAGGTTCTGCAGCGACTGGTCGAGCGCGCGCACGAACTCATGGGCACCGACGTCACGTACCTGTCCGAATTCGAGACCGGATCCGGGCAGCTTCGCGTGCGGCATTCCAAGGGCACGGCGACGCCGGAGTTCCGAGACCTGCTCGTTCCTGCCGGCTACGGACTCGCGAGCCTTGTCGCCCGAACCAGGGAGCCGGTCTGGGTCGCGCAGTACGAGCAGATGAGCGACGCTCCCCATGACGAGCGGATCGATGCGGCAGTGCGCGCCGAGGGCCTCGTGTCCTTCCTCGGTGTTCCGCTCGCGGTCGGCGATGAAGTGCTGGGTGCCCTGTTCGCGTGCAACCGTTTCCCGCACGATTTCTCGCCGGAGCAGGTGCTGCTGCTCTCGGCGTTCGCCGACCACGCCGCATCCGTCCTGCACAGCGCGCGGGTGCTCGCCGACGCCGAGAGCGCCAAGGAGCGCACCGAGCAGGCCAATCGCGAACTCGAGCGGAACCTCGCCGCAACGGAGCTCGCCGGCGTCGTCCATGAGGAGCTGACCGGTGCGGTGATCTCGGGTGGAACGGTCATCGACATCGTCGCCACGCTCGCGCGGCGTCTGGGCGGGAGAGTGCTCGCGCTGGATGCGCAGGGGCGACCGCTGGACACCGGCATGGCGTCGGGGCTCGACGATCTGCCACCGCTGTCCGCGTTGACGGCGGCGATCGGACGGAGCCACGAGAACGGCCATGCGTCCGAGGTGAGCACGGCGCGCAGCGAATGGCTGGTCACCGCGATCATCGGCGCCGACCGCGTGCTCGGAGCCATCATCGCCGAGGATCCGCACGGCCTGCCGGAGGACGTGGCGCGGCGCACGCTCGAACGCGCGGCCCACGTGGCGGCTCTGGTGTCGTTCAAACAGGATGCGGTCGCCGCGATACGTGCCGAGCACAGGGCTCGGTGGCTGCTGTCTGTGCTCAGCGGCGACGTGCGCGCATCCGCCGACGATGTGCTGATCGCGCCGCCGGCGCACCTGACCGGGTGCACGCTCATCGAGCTCGCAGGTCTCGGCGGGGGCTCAGCGGTCGCGGTCGCTGAGCGCGCGGTCGGCGACGATGGACTGGTCGCTCAACTCGACCGCAGGATCGTCGTGTCGTGGACCTCGCCGGATGTGATGGCGGCCACCGAGCGCGCGCGTCGTGTCGTGGCGGATGCAGTGCGGGAACCGAGCATCTTCGCGGTCGCCGTCGTCCGCGACCTCGTCCCGGGAGAGCTCCCGTCGATCGTGAGGCGATTGACTGCAGACGTCGACTTCCTCCCTGCACTCGGAGTGACGGGCACGACCGTGTCATCCGATGCGTTCGCCCCGTATCACGCGCTCGTCCCGCACGACCCGCAGACCGTCTCCCGATTCATCTCGGATGTCGTCGGCCCTGTGATCGCCTGGGACGAGCGTCGCGGCACCGTGCTGTTCGACACGCTCGCGTCGTACTTCGACAGCGGTGAGAACAGGGCTGTCGTGGCCGATCAGATGCACATCCACGCGAACACGGTGCAGCAGCGGCTGGAGCGCGTCCGCGCACTGCTGCACGGCGACATGGGCGATCCCGAGTTCCGATTCCGGCTGCAGTCCGCCGTGCGTCTCGAGCGGCTCAGGCGCAGCATCCGAGAAGCAGCCGGCAGCTGA